The genomic region AAATTTTTTCAATATGATTTTTTCAACATGTTTAATAATCAGTAGGAAGTTAAAATAATCTTGTGTCTGTGTATAAAATATATGGTTTTGAAAATAAAATAACCTGAATGAGGAAAAGGGACATGGAAAACCACAAGGAACTCTATGAAGCAGCAAAGGAAGAAATATTCAGGCAGGCAGTTGAGAATGTGTTTGGAGATGCTTTAATGGGTGAGCATCCAGGTATAAAAAGGCTTCTTGAGGAAACGATTAACCAGATAATGAAATCCGAAAGGCAGATATTTCTAAAAAATAGCCCTGGGAACAAGGCCAATGGCTATTACCCTCGCCAGCTCTCTGAAGGCTCCTTCTGCCTTAACCTTAAGTCCAAAAAGGAATCCCTGACGTCAGGGGCTGATACTCAGTTGCCACCAGGCACCACCGCCCTTAGTGTCCAAACAGGAATCCCTGACGTCAGGGGCTCTTTGTTTGTCATTCCGAGCTTGCCCATACTTTGTCATTCCGAGCTTGCCCATACTTTGTCATTCCGAGCGAAGCGAGGAATCTCCTTTGTTTTTTTCGGCATTGAAAGACTCAGAGATTCCTCGGGTGGAATGCCACCCTCGGAATGACAACCCTAAGCTGTCATTGCGAGCCAAAGGCGTGGCAATCTCATTCTTCTTCCATAGGAGAGCATAAACAGTGAAAACTCAATCACCATCAGTCCAAACAGGAATCCCTGACGTCAGGGGCTAAGACCAAGGTCAATCTCAACCATGATGAATGGGGATAGACCTTCAGGGGCAGAAGGATATCTATGGATTTTATGAGTTTTTTGGGCGGTTATAATAGAATTGTGTCCATTGGGGGTCCCCAAAAAGTCTCCGACTTTTTGGGGAATTTAATTAGCTTGCAGATTCTGAAGGAACTAAAGCACTATTAACTCTTTTCATTAATCTTGATATTTTTCTTGATGCTGTATTTTTATGAATTACGCCCTTTGAAGCAGCTTTGCTTATAATTTTGATTGCTTCTTTCAGTAAGGACTGAATTGTTTCTTGATTTTTCTGTGCAATTGCTTCCTCAACCTTTTTAATAGAGGTTTTAATTCTTGTTCTCCATGCCTGATTTCTCAGTCTTCTTTTTTCATTCTGTCTTATTCTTTTTAATACTGATTTACTTCTTTTTTTAATCGTTGATCTCTTGGTTGCCAAATTCCCCTCCTATATAAGTATTAATTTTTTTAAATTAGCATAGTTTTCATAATTGTTTCAACATCTGTTAAAATTATTTCATGCTAAAGTTTGGAATATCACCGTGTCCAAATGATACATTTATATTTTTTGGAATAGTTGAAAAAAAAGTAAACACCCGTGGACTTAATTTTGATTTTGTCATTGAAGATGTGGAAACTTTAAATTCCCTATGCTTTAAAAAAACTCTTGATATTTCAAAAATTTCAACCCATGCCTTTTATTATCTTCACAAGGATTATGAGTTTCTTTCTTCAGGTGGAGCTTTATCAGAGCATGGTCCTGTAGTAATTACAAAAGATTTAGAAAAACTTAAGAGACTATCCACTGTTAAAATTGCTCTGCCCGGAAGACTGACAA from Thermodesulfovibrio sp. 3907-1M harbors:
- the rpsT gene encoding 30S ribosomal protein S20, which translates into the protein MATKRSTIKKRSKSVLKRIRQNEKRRLRNQAWRTRIKTSIKKVEEAIAQKNQETIQSLLKEAIKIISKAASKGVIHKNTASRKISRLMKRVNSALVPSESAS